In Phreatobacter aquaticus, a single genomic region encodes these proteins:
- a CDS encoding M20/M25/M40 family metallo-hydrolase, giving the protein MAGPDLDTILAAAAARRDQSLATLRGLIAAGRDGEAAVQALVAASATAAGAVVETVAYRPDDVPMVEEFADTGAIDTGERSCVVARLKGTGGGRSLIFFAHPDSEPVTSADRWRHDPFAGEIADGRIHGWGVADDLAGVAIMVEALAIVTAAGGRPAGDVILVSTPSKRHARGVSALMHQGLTADAAVYLHPAESGAGMGEIKALASGQVEFRVIVEGKAPPTTEPLQTGFAHLAENPIDKIMLIAAALQRLDVERAARVHHPALHGEVGRSTNLMLSDISAGDPDRLARVPATCRLGAALSFPPGEKLSAVVAEIEAAIAGAVAGDAWLTAHPPRIVWHSGTSAAEIAPAHPLFQVAAEAVARITGKPPIVNPMHTGSDIRNPIVQRGIPTIGLGPLCGDLSQNGSVDEWVDVEDYLRAVAVAAGIIAGWCGEG; this is encoded by the coding sequence ATGGCCGGACCCGATCTCGACACCATTCTGGCCGCCGCGGCGGCCCGTCGTGACCAGTCGCTTGCGACCCTGCGCGGCCTGATCGCCGCCGGTCGCGACGGTGAGGCCGCCGTTCAGGCGCTGGTCGCGGCCAGCGCCACGGCCGCAGGCGCCGTTGTGGAAACGGTGGCCTACCGCCCCGATGACGTGCCGATGGTCGAGGAATTCGCCGATACCGGTGCGATCGACACGGGCGAGCGCAGCTGCGTGGTGGCGCGGCTGAAAGGCACTGGCGGCGGCCGCAGCCTGATCTTCTTCGCCCATCCCGACAGCGAGCCTGTGACATCAGCCGATCGCTGGCGGCATGATCCCTTCGCGGGCGAGATCGCTGACGGCCGCATCCATGGCTGGGGCGTCGCCGACGACCTCGCCGGTGTCGCCATCATGGTCGAGGCGCTGGCGATCGTCACCGCGGCAGGAGGCCGTCCTGCAGGCGACGTGATCCTCGTCTCGACGCCGAGCAAGCGCCATGCGCGCGGCGTCTCGGCGCTGATGCATCAGGGCCTCACTGCCGATGCCGCGGTCTATCTCCACCCAGCCGAGTCCGGGGCCGGCATGGGCGAGATCAAGGCGCTGGCCTCGGGGCAGGTCGAGTTCCGGGTGATCGTCGAGGGCAAGGCGCCGCCGACCACCGAACCGCTCCAGACCGGCTTTGCCCATCTCGCCGAAAATCCGATCGACAAGATCATGCTGATCGCGGCGGCGCTGCAGCGCCTCGATGTCGAGCGCGCCGCCCGCGTCCACCATCCGGCGCTTCACGGCGAGGTCGGCCGCTCGACCAATCTCATGCTGTCGGACATATCGGCGGGCGATCCCGACCGGCTCGCCCGTGTTCCCGCGACCTGCCGGCTGGGGGCTGCTTTGTCATTCCCGCCGGGCGAGAAGCTCTCGGCGGTGGTGGCCGAGATCGAGGCGGCGATTGCTGGGGCTGTTGCCGGTGATGCCTGGCTTACCGCTCATCCGCCCCGGATCGTCTGGCATTCCGGCACCAGCGCGGCCGAGATCGCGCCGGCCCATCCGCTGTTCCAGGTGGCCGCCGAGGCGGTCGCGCGGATCACCGGCAAGCCGCCCATCGTCAATCCGATGCATACCGGCAGCGACATCCGCAATCCGATCGTCCAGCGCGGCATCCCGACCATCGGGCTTGGGCCGCTCTGCGGTGATCTCAGCCAGAATGGCAGCGTCGACGAATGGGTCGATGTCGAGGATTACCTGCGCGCGGTCGCGGTTGCCGCCGGCATCATCGCGGGATGGTGCGGGGAGGGGTGA
- a CDS encoding fumarylacetoacetate hydrolase family protein — MRFLPYTDNGRPALAIVTGDQAIDLKALDQSLPHELEDVAAGGPAMLATIKAALAKGGAKSVPAKGLVARYPVSATHKVICVGLNYALHAKEGGNEIPTYPAFFLRVRDSMTGPGEPMVRPTVSDKFDYEAELMIVIGTGGRHIPEASALDHVFGYTCFNDGSVRDFQRKSSQWTPGKNFDRTGGVGPVIVTPDELPPGAHGLKIASRLNGQTMQSSNTNDMIFSAAKAVSLCSEFTTLRPGDMIAMGTPEGVGYARKPPVFMKPGDTIEIEIEGIGVLSNPVVAEG, encoded by the coding sequence ATGCGATTTCTCCCCTATACCGATAACGGACGCCCTGCCCTTGCCATCGTCACCGGCGACCAGGCCATAGACCTGAAGGCGCTCGATCAAAGCCTGCCGCACGAGCTGGAGGATGTCGCGGCCGGTGGCCCGGCCATGCTGGCCACGATCAAGGCCGCCCTCGCGAAAGGCGGCGCGAAGAGCGTGCCGGCCAAGGGCCTTGTCGCCCGCTATCCGGTCTCGGCCACCCACAAGGTGATCTGTGTCGGTCTCAATTATGCGCTCCATGCCAAGGAGGGCGGCAACGAGATCCCGACCTATCCGGCCTTCTTCCTGCGCGTGCGCGATTCGATGACCGGCCCCGGCGAGCCGATGGTGCGCCCGACCGTTTCCGACAAGTTCGACTACGAGGCCGAGCTGATGATCGTCATCGGCACGGGCGGCCGGCACATTCCGGAAGCCTCCGCCCTCGACCACGTGTTCGGCTATACCTGCTTCAATGACGGCTCGGTGCGCGATTTCCAACGCAAGTCGAGCCAGTGGACGCCGGGCAAGAATTTCGACCGCACCGGTGGCGTCGGACCGGTCATCGTGACCCCGGACGAGCTGCCGCCGGGCGCGCATGGGCTGAAGATCGCCTCGCGGCTGAACGGTCAGACCATGCAGTCGTCGAACACCAACGACATGATCTTCTCGGCGGCGAAGGCCGTGTCGCTCTGCTCGGAATTCACCACGCTCCGCCCCGGCGACATGATCGCCATGGGCACGCCGGAAGGCGTCGGCTACGCGCGCAAGCCCCCGGTCTTCATGAAGCCGGGCGACACGATCGAGATCGAGATCGAGGGCATTGGCGTGCTGTCGAACCCGGTCGTGGCGGAAGGCTGA
- a CDS encoding methyl-accepting chemotaxis protein produces the protein MGIFGRSAKQTELEAEVSAIRRSQAVIEFNLDGTITSANAIFLEAMGYAGDDIVGMHHRIFVDAAERETPDYREFWKAMARGEFQGGEYRRIAKDGHDVWIQATYTPIVDSSGRPTKVVKYASDITRAKMHLANIEGQIAAFNRSQAVIEFSLDGTIIDANDNFTDVIGYSLAEIQGKHHRMFVDPTDRDSAAYREFWARLARGEFQAAEYRRIGKGGREIWILASYNPILDPKGKPFKVVKLASNITEQVMRRKKTEFVSSIVTQVAAGAEELEASIRDISQNMLRSKDAADTAVNSVDAADSQTARLTAAAASMTGILDMINNITGQINLLALNATIEAARAGEAGRGFAVVANEVKGLAAQARHASDQIASEIESMRGISSDVLMGLETIKASIDSVRSFVNSTASAVEEQSAVTGEMASTIQRAAVEAMALQAAA, from the coding sequence ATGGGCATTTTTGGGCGCAGTGCAAAGCAGACAGAACTCGAGGCCGAGGTCTCGGCCATTCGCCGGTCGCAGGCGGTGATTGAATTCAACCTCGACGGCACGATTACCTCGGCCAACGCCATATTCCTTGAGGCGATGGGCTATGCCGGCGATGACATTGTCGGGATGCATCATCGCATCTTCGTCGACGCCGCCGAGCGCGAGACGCCGGACTATCGCGAGTTCTGGAAGGCAATGGCGCGCGGCGAGTTCCAGGGCGGCGAGTACCGCAGGATTGCCAAGGATGGCCACGATGTCTGGATCCAGGCGACCTACACGCCGATCGTCGACAGCTCGGGCCGGCCGACCAAGGTCGTGAAGTATGCCAGCGACATCACCCGCGCCAAGATGCACCTCGCCAATATCGAAGGTCAGATCGCGGCGTTCAACCGCTCCCAGGCTGTGATCGAGTTCAGCCTCGACGGCACGATCATCGATGCCAATGACAATTTCACCGACGTGATCGGCTACTCGCTCGCCGAGATCCAGGGCAAGCATCACCGGATGTTCGTCGATCCCACCGACCGCGACAGCGCTGCCTATCGCGAGTTCTGGGCGCGGCTTGCGCGCGGTGAGTTCCAGGCAGCCGAGTATCGCCGTATCGGCAAGGGGGGGCGCGAGATCTGGATCCTGGCCTCATACAATCCAATCCTCGATCCCAAGGGCAAGCCGTTCAAGGTTGTGAAGCTTGCCTCCAACATCACAGAGCAGGTGATGCGCCGCAAGAAGACCGAATTCGTCTCGTCGATCGTCACCCAGGTGGCCGCCGGCGCCGAGGAGCTCGAGGCCTCGATCCGCGACATTTCGCAGAACATGTTGCGCTCCAAGGATGCCGCCGATACCGCCGTCAACAGCGTCGATGCCGCCGACAGCCAGACCGCCCGGCTGACCGCCGCGGCGGCCTCCATGACCGGCATCCTCGACATGATCAACAACATCACCGGCCAGATCAATCTGCTGGCGCTCAACGCCACGATCGAGGCGGCCCGCGCCGGCGAGGCAGGCCGCGGCTTTGCGGTGGTCGCCAACGAGGTGAAGGGCCTGGCAGCCCAGGCCCGCCACGCCTCCGACCAGATCGCCTCCGAGATCGAATCGATGCGCGGCATCTCCAGCGATGTCCTCATGGGTCTGGAGACGATCAAGGCGTCGATCGACAGCGTCCGCAGCTTCGTCAATTCCACCGCCAGCGCGGTGGAAGAGCAGAGCGCGGTGACCGGAGAGATGGCGAGCACGATCCAGCGCGCAGCCGTCGAGGCGATGGCGCTTCAGGCCGCGGCCTGA
- a CDS encoding helix-turn-helix domain-containing protein — MPSLTTKFLRAPEQLGEIRRLYEGDVLPVREIARRFEVAASTIYALRERENWPKRIQRTSIAALKSDGGYLCPGLKLCPERASVVAGLWAALEREVAEATAAIGGSDRTARARDLGVLTRALDKLVEFDRARLAARADDGKLATPETLDDLRRDLARRLDALERAGAPGNVSGEPERS, encoded by the coding sequence TTGCCATCGCTCACCACCAAGTTCCTGCGCGCCCCCGAACAGCTCGGCGAGATCCGCCGGCTCTACGAGGGCGATGTCCTCCCCGTGCGCGAGATTGCGCGCCGCTTCGAAGTCGCGGCCTCCACCATCTATGCACTGCGCGAACGCGAGAACTGGCCGAAGCGCATCCAGCGCACCAGCATCGCCGCGCTGAAGAGCGACGGCGGCTATCTCTGCCCCGGCCTCAAGCTGTGCCCGGAGCGGGCGAGCGTCGTCGCCGGGCTCTGGGCAGCGCTGGAGCGCGAGGTGGCGGAGGCAACCGCCGCCATCGGCGGCTCCGACCGCACCGCACGAGCCCGCGATCTTGGCGTGCTGACGCGGGCCCTCGACAAGCTGGTCGAATTCGACCGTGCCCGCCTCGCCGCCCGCGCCGATGACGGCAAGTTGGCCACCCCGGAGACGCTGGATGACCTCCGCCGCGATCTTGCGCGCCGCCTTGATGCGCTCGAGCGGGCAGGGGCGCCTGGAAACGTTTCTGGCGAGCCTGAGCGCAGCTGA
- a CDS encoding DNA-packaging protein yields MTSAAILRAALMRSSGQGRLETFLASLSAAEAAILAADWEIFARADQLPPPGDWSTWAIIGGRGSGKTRAGAEWVAGAVHGRLGAAPVGRIALVGETMAAVRDVMVEGVSGLLHVGFASERPLWEPSKRRLTFPNGAVALAFSSEDPEALRGPQFDAAWADEAGKWVRAEATWDMLAFGLRLGERPRTVVTTTPRPTPLMRRLLADPSTVVTRATTADNAANLAPGFVAALTRRYGGTRLGRQELDGELIDDREGALFARDAIEASRVHAAPPLVRIVVAVDPPASHRKGADACGIVAAGIDAEDQVFVLADHSAAGLKPDEWAARAAALYRAVEADSLVVEVNQGGDMVTAVMGEVAPDIPVTAVRAIRSKHLRAEPVAALYAQGRVHHVGALPELEDELADFGPSGLSSGRSPDQLDALVWAVTHLALRPVPQARVRGL; encoded by the coding sequence ATGACCTCCGCCGCGATCTTGCGCGCCGCCTTGATGCGCTCGAGCGGGCAGGGGCGCCTGGAAACGTTTCTGGCGAGCCTGAGCGCAGCTGAGGCCGCGATCCTTGCCGCCGACTGGGAAATCTTCGCGCGTGCCGACCAGCTGCCGCCGCCCGGCGACTGGTCCACCTGGGCGATCATCGGTGGCCGCGGCTCGGGTAAGACCCGCGCCGGCGCCGAATGGGTGGCGGGCGCCGTCCATGGCCGACTGGGCGCCGCGCCGGTCGGCCGCATCGCGCTGGTCGGCGAGACCATGGCCGCCGTCCGCGACGTGATGGTGGAGGGTGTTTCGGGCCTCCTGCATGTCGGCTTTGCCAGCGAGCGCCCCCTGTGGGAACCGTCCAAGCGCCGCCTGACCTTTCCCAATGGCGCGGTGGCTCTGGCCTTCTCGTCGGAAGACCCGGAAGCGTTGCGCGGCCCTCAATTCGATGCCGCCTGGGCGGATGAGGCCGGCAAATGGGTGCGCGCAGAGGCCACCTGGGACATGCTCGCCTTCGGATTGCGGCTGGGCGAGCGCCCGCGCACCGTGGTCACCACCACGCCGCGCCCGACGCCGCTGATGCGCCGGCTTCTCGCCGATCCCTCGACCGTGGTGACCCGGGCGACCACCGCCGACAATGCGGCGAACCTCGCGCCGGGTTTTGTCGCGGCGCTGACCCGCCGCTATGGCGGCACGCGGCTCGGCCGCCAGGAACTGGATGGCGAACTGATCGACGACCGCGAGGGCGCGCTGTTTGCCCGCGACGCGATCGAAGCGTCGCGGGTGCACGCGGCCCCGCCGCTCGTCCGCATTGTCGTCGCTGTCGATCCGCCGGCCTCGCACCGTAAAGGCGCCGATGCCTGCGGCATTGTCGCGGCTGGGATCGATGCCGAGGACCAGGTCTTCGTGCTGGCCGATCACAGCGCGGCGGGTCTGAAGCCCGATGAATGGGCGGCACGTGCCGCCGCGCTCTATCGGGCTGTCGAGGCCGACAGCCTCGTCGTCGAGGTCAATCAGGGCGGCGACATGGTGACCGCGGTCATGGGCGAGGTCGCGCCCGATATTCCTGTGACGGCGGTGCGCGCCATCCGCTCCAAGCATCTGCGGGCCGAGCCGGTGGCAGCGCTCTATGCGCAGGGACGCGTCCACCATGTCGGTGCGCTGCCTGAACTCGAAGATGAACTCGCCGATTTCGGTCCCTCGGGCCTCTCCTCGGGCCGCTCGCCCGACCAGCTCGACGCGCTGGTATGGGCGGTGACCCATCTGGCGCTCCGGCCCGTGCCGCAGGCGCGTGTCAGGGGGCTGTGA
- a CDS encoding cytochrome b codes for MSWINTEHRYGRWTKVYHWLIVGLFAWQYVAGFVMQRMAEGELVLGLSQDTLFNWHKSLGLVALAIAILRILNRRVGSLPNWAPTLTDGEKRFIHRAEQVFYAAMVVMPVSGFLFVMAGDYGVMLFGRWPLPNPIGKIGWLATLAQGIHIGAAWCLAAAMLGHIGLVVWHQLVMRDGLLWRMLPASLGPKTPPR; via the coding sequence ATGAGCTGGATCAATACTGAACATCGCTACGGGCGGTGGACCAAGGTCTATCACTGGCTGATTGTGGGTCTGTTCGCCTGGCAATATGTCGCCGGCTTCGTGATGCAGCGCATGGCGGAGGGCGAGCTTGTTCTGGGGCTCAGCCAGGACACGCTGTTCAACTGGCACAAGTCGCTTGGACTGGTGGCGCTCGCCATCGCGATCCTCAGAATTCTGAACCGCCGGGTCGGCAGCCTGCCGAACTGGGCGCCGACCCTGACCGACGGTGAAAAGCGCTTCATCCACCGCGCCGAGCAGGTGTTCTACGCCGCCATGGTCGTGATGCCGGTCTCCGGCTTCCTGTTCGTCATGGCCGGCGACTACGGCGTGATGCTGTTCGGCCGCTGGCCGCTGCCCAATCCAATCGGCAAGATCGGCTGGCTGGCAACGCTCGCGCAAGGGATTCACATCGGGGCCGCCTGGTGCCTCGCCGCCGCCATGCTCGGCCATATCGGCCTCGTCGTCTGGCACCAGCTTGTGATGCGCGATGGCCTGCTCTGGCGGATGCTGCCGGCAAGCCTCGGACCCAAGACCCCGCCGCGCTGA
- a CDS encoding phage portal protein, protein MSFLSQLFRAPEQKRSRTAALVALSGPGRPVWTARDPKRFVAEALSCNPVAARAVQRVSQAVAEIPFQVTKDSADASAHPAVVLIDQPNETQDRVRLVEGLTAHLLLTGNAYVEAVVVDGRVAELHGLRPDRMRLIPGEGGRPAAFDYEVDGRAVRFVQEGPVPPILQLSLPHPFDDHFGLAPLAAAASAIDIHNAATRWTKALLDNAARPSGALVYSGEGTLSDEQFERLKGELDEGFSGARNAGRPMLLEGGLDWKALSLSPRDMDFMEAKHGAAREIALAFGVPPLVLGIPGDATYANYQEANRAFCRDTALPLARRIMAALIGWLAPGEGLLAIADEDQIGALHAERESLWRRVGAAGFLADSEKRVAVGYPAEKPER, encoded by the coding sequence ATGTCCTTCCTCTCCCAGCTGTTCCGTGCGCCGGAACAGAAGCGCTCGCGCACGGCAGCTTTGGTCGCGCTCTCCGGGCCCGGCCGCCCGGTCTGGACGGCGCGCGATCCCAAGCGCTTCGTCGCCGAGGCGCTCTCCTGCAATCCCGTGGCGGCCCGCGCCGTTCAAAGGGTATCGCAGGCGGTGGCCGAGATCCCATTCCAGGTGACAAAGGACAGCGCAGACGCCTCCGCCCATCCGGCTGTCGTGCTGATCGACCAGCCGAACGAGACGCAGGACCGTGTGCGCCTCGTCGAGGGCCTGACCGCCCACCTCCTGCTCACCGGCAATGCCTATGTCGAGGCGGTCGTGGTCGACGGGCGCGTGGCGGAACTTCATGGCCTCCGGCCCGACCGCATGCGGCTCATTCCCGGCGAGGGCGGCCGTCCCGCCGCCTTCGACTATGAGGTGGACGGCCGCGCTGTGCGCTTCGTACAGGAGGGGCCGGTTCCGCCCATCCTGCAGCTCAGCCTGCCGCATCCCTTCGACGACCATTTCGGTCTGGCGCCGCTGGCGGCTGCGGCCTCGGCCATCGACATCCACAATGCCGCAACGCGCTGGACCAAGGCGCTGCTCGACAATGCGGCGAGGCCCTCCGGCGCGCTGGTCTATTCCGGCGAGGGCACGCTGAGCGACGAGCAGTTTGAGCGGCTGAAGGGCGAGCTCGACGAGGGTTTCAGCGGCGCGCGCAATGCCGGCCGGCCCATGCTGCTGGAGGGCGGGCTCGACTGGAAGGCCCTGTCACTGTCGCCGCGCGATATGGATTTCATGGAGGCCAAGCACGGCGCGGCGCGCGAGATTGCGCTCGCCTTTGGCGTGCCGCCGCTGGTCCTCGGCATTCCCGGTGACGCCACCTATGCCAATTATCAGGAGGCCAACCGCGCCTTCTGCCGCGACACGGCGCTGCCGCTCGCCCGCCGCATCATGGCGGCGCTCATCGGCTGGCTGGCGCCGGGCGAGGGGCTTTTGGCCATCGCCGATGAGGATCAGATCGGCGCGCTTCATGCCGAGCGCGAAAGCCTCTGGCGGCGCGTCGGCGCGGCGGGCTTTCTGGCCGATAGCGAGAAGCGTGTGGCGGTCGGCTATCCGGCGGAGAAGCCGGAGAGGTGA
- a CDS encoding HK97 family phage prohead protease has product MSARFDTATGLFTGYASLFGLADAQKDVVEPGAFAATLARRGPAGIRMLWQHDPATPLGLWLALTEDERGLRVTGKLTTSTARGAETLDLLRAGALDGLSIGFKAVKAAADRRRGLRRLIEIDLWEVSIVTFPALPGARVTALG; this is encoded by the coding sequence ATGAGCGCCCGGTTCGACACCGCCACGGGCCTCTTCACCGGCTATGCCTCGCTGTTCGGCCTGGCCGATGCGCAGAAGGACGTGGTCGAGCCCGGCGCCTTCGCCGCGACGCTCGCCCGCCGCGGCCCCGCCGGCATCCGCATGCTCTGGCAGCATGATCCGGCGACGCCGCTCGGCCTCTGGCTGGCTCTCACCGAGGACGAACGGGGCCTGCGGGTCACGGGAAAGCTCACCACCTCCACCGCCCGCGGCGCCGAGACGCTGGATCTGCTGCGCGCCGGTGCGCTGGACGGCCTCTCCATCGGATTCAAGGCGGTGAAGGCCGCAGCCGACCGCAGGCGGGGCCTGAGACGGCTGATCGAGATCGACCTCTGGGAGGTCTCGATTGTCACCTTTCCAGCTCTGCCCGGCGCGCGGGTGACCGCGCTGGGGTGA